A window of bacterium genomic DNA:
GCCTCAGCGGGAACCTGCTCAGTGATGCGGCCCCGCTCAACGGACTGGTCGGAGAAATGCTGAAGGCGGGAATGATCCACGTTCTGCGCGACCCCACCCGGGGCGGGCTGGCCACCACGCTCAACGAGATCGCGCTGCAATCAAAGGTCACCATCAACATCGAGGAAGAAAAGATACCGGTCAAACAGGAGGTCAAAGGCGCCTGCGAGATGCTGGGCCTGGACCCGCTGTATGTGGCCAACGAGGGCAAACTGATAGCCATCGTGCCCCGGGAAGATTCGGAAAAGATATTGAGTGCCATGCGTCAGGACCCGCTGGGCAAAGATGCGGCCATCATCGGCAAGGTCGAAGCCGGCAAACCTCAGGTGCTGCTGACCACGTTCCTGGGAAGCAAGCGGCCGCTGATGATGCTGGAGGGCGAGGCCCTGCCGCGGATCTGTTAAAATCAACACAATAAGGCGATAGAGATGAAGATCAACGAAATACTGGAGCTGAACTGCATCAAGGTTCCGCTTAACGGGACCACCAAGGAGGAGATCATCTCGGAACTGGTGGCTTTGATGGCCGGGGCAGGTCTGATAGAGAACCAGCCGGACCTGCTCCGCTCGGCCATGGAGCGGGAAGGGCTGATGTCCACCGGGATCGGCAAGGGAGTGGCAATTCCCCACGGCCGAACCAAAGAACTTAAGAAGATGACTGGCGCCTTCGGCATCAGCCGCCAGCCGGTTAATTTCGGCTCGCTGGACGACCAGCCGGTGCAGATATTCTTTTTCGTGGCCACCCCCCAGAACTTCATCGCCGACCACGTCAAGGCCTTGGCTTTGGTCTCCCGGCTGTTGAACCGGGACCAGATCCGGGAACAGCTGGTGAAGGCGGCCAGCGCCGAAGAAGTGCTTAAAATATTCAGTCAGGTGGAATAAGAACATAATGCGGAAGAAACTATTGATCTGGGGCCCGGTGGCCGCCTGGCTGGTTTTGATGATCACGGCCACCTCCATCCCCAATTTAACGACCCCGGCAAGGTACCCCCATGCCGACCTAGTATTCCACATCGTGGTGTACCTGGTGCTGGCGCTGCTGGCGGCCCGGGCTTTTTCAATGACGGGATACCGGCATAAGGGGTTGTGGGCGGTGCTGCTGGTGATGGGGCTGGGCCTGGCCGCCATTGACGAATACCACGAAGTGATGGTCCCGGGAAGGACAGTATCATTTTTGGACTTTTCCATGAACGTGATAGGTTTTACGGCGGGCACCGGGATCTCCAAACTATGCTACAAGAACAAGGACGAAGACAAATGAAATTTCAAGCCAGCAAGGGC
This region includes:
- a CDS encoding VanZ family protein, translated to MRKKLLIWGPVAAWLVLMITATSIPNLTTPARYPHADLVFHIVVYLVLALLAARAFSMTGYRHKGLWAVLLVMGLGLAAIDEYHEVMVPGRTVSFLDFSMNVIGFTAGTGISKLCYKNKDEDK
- a CDS encoding PTS sugar transporter subunit IIA codes for the protein MKINEILELNCIKVPLNGTTKEEIISELVALMAGAGLIENQPDLLRSAMEREGLMSTGIGKGVAIPHGRTKELKKMTGAFGISRQPVNFGSLDDQPVQIFFFVATPQNFIADHVKALALVSRLLNRDQIREQLVKAASAEEVLKIFSQVE